Proteins encoded in a region of the Cheilinus undulatus linkage group 8, ASM1832078v1, whole genome shotgun sequence genome:
- the stx12l gene encoding syntaxin-12, which translates to MSYMRADSGWSQPGDFNSLIQTCSSNIQKISQNSGQIKNILYQLETRQETSEQQEKLQQLQHYTNQLAKETNRHLKELGSLPPPLSPSEQRQQKLRRERLMNDFSAALNNFQLVQRRAAEKEKESVVRARAGSRVTGDGGNVNEQLVTFEKEGEWGQSQSQSEEVAITEEDLENIRERETNIKQLEADIMDVNQIFKDLAVMIHDQGETIDSIEANVEGAEAHVDRGAAQLQKASYYQRKSRKRMCILAMVMSLILLIIIIIIWQAIK; encoded by the exons ATGTCATACATGAGAGCAGACAGCGGCTGGTCTCAGCCAGGAGACTTTAACAGCCTCATCCAGACCTGCAGCTCCAACATCCAGAAGATCAGCCAAAACT CTGGTCAGATCAAAAATATTCTCTACCAGCTGGAGACTCGACAGGAGACATCAGAGCAGCAGGAGAAGCT gCAGCAGCTCCAGCACTACACCAACCAGCTGGCCAAAGAGACCAACAGACACCTGAAGGAGCTCGGCTCTCTGCCTCCGCCTCTGTCTCCATCAGAACAG AGGCAGCAGAAGCTGAGGAGAGAGCGTCTGATGAACgatttttctgcagctctcAACAACTTCCAGCTGGTTCAGAGGAGAGCagctgaaaaagagaaagagtcGGTGGTCCGGGCTAGAGCAGGATCCAGAGTCACG GGAGATGGAGGAAATGTGAATGAGCAGCTGGTCACATTTGAAAA AGAAGGAGAGTGGGGTCAGAGCCAGAGTCAGAGTGAGGAAGTGGCGATCACCGAGGAGGACCTGGAGAAcatcagggagagagagaccaACATCAAACAGCTGGAG GCAGACATCATGGATGTGAACCAGATCTTTAAGGACCTGGCTGTGATGATCCATGATCAGGGAGAAACCATTG aCAGCATCGAGGCCAACGTAGAGGGAGCCGAGGCTCACGTAGACCGAGGAGCAGCACAGCTGCAGAAAGCTTCCTACTACCAA AGGAAGTCACGTAAGAGGATGTGCATCCTGGCCATGGTCATGTCTCTTAttctcctcatcatcatcatcatcatctggcAAGCCATCAAATGA